Proteins co-encoded in one Arthrobacter alpinus genomic window:
- a CDS encoding S1C family serine protease: MSENNGEHTANSNEQSEQAKQAEDARSEQSGTAQPAQPTQPARAPEGFAQHGYGAPVPPAAQHYASQTSSMNTPPAGAPAPPAARPGGYGTPAAPVTNPYGAPQASSQYGASQPPANSNPTERIPAPPAHSAGAGNAGSGNAGSGSAGAHSAGSDSAGSQNLGGQNPTEPIPTGFGAHNDGAHNGGANNFGTSSFGNTGHDTGTSTPGHGEGYAGPGYPASNAYPQTLAPAVAPQRKSKDGKKVGMGMFTTGVLAAALVGGLVGGGSLFLLNQQSDSSSVGGTSQSAPLVVNNTNSVNQVTAAAAKAMPSVVTISATSGSSGGTGSGIILDTEGHILTNTHVVTLDGAAAHAAIQVQTSDNKVYDATIVGTDPLSDLAVIKIDAPNLVPATLGESNKINVGDTVIAIGSPLGLNATVTEGIVSTLNRTIQVASSAVPETPSDSAPDQNDGGNGFQFSPPGGGTNTTAATGTVNLNVIQTDAAINPGNSGGALVNATGEIIGVNVAIASTGSSSSSSSQSGNIGVGFSIPMDHAQRVAQDIIKTGTATHGQLGVSVGSTSSTGSSSSFSIGATVADVTSGSAAAKAGLKKGDVITKLGDRTISDPAELTAAVREQSGGATVKVDFTRGGKTQSVDVTLDTMK, from the coding sequence ATGTCTGAGAACAACGGTGAACACACCGCCAACAGCAACGAGCAGTCCGAGCAGGCCAAGCAGGCTGAAGACGCTCGGTCGGAGCAGTCCGGAACTGCGCAGCCAGCTCAGCCTACTCAGCCAGCCCGGGCCCCAGAGGGTTTCGCGCAGCACGGATACGGTGCTCCGGTGCCGCCGGCCGCACAGCATTATGCGTCGCAGACATCTTCCATGAACACCCCTCCTGCCGGGGCACCTGCACCTCCGGCCGCACGTCCTGGTGGATATGGCACCCCGGCGGCTCCCGTCACCAACCCTTATGGCGCCCCGCAAGCAAGCTCCCAGTACGGCGCGTCGCAGCCTCCCGCCAATTCCAATCCCACCGAGCGGATTCCGGCACCACCGGCCCACAGCGCAGGAGCAGGTAATGCAGGATCAGGTAATGCAGGATCAGGCAGTGCAGGAGCCCACAGCGCAGGATCGGATAGCGCCGGCTCTCAGAACCTCGGCGGACAGAACCCGACCGAGCCCATCCCCACAGGATTCGGTGCCCACAACGACGGTGCCCACAACGGCGGTGCCAATAACTTTGGTACCAGCAGCTTCGGGAACACCGGTCATGACACCGGCACCAGCACCCCGGGCCATGGTGAGGGATACGCGGGACCGGGCTACCCGGCGTCGAACGCGTACCCCCAGACACTGGCACCGGCCGTGGCACCGCAGCGCAAGTCCAAGGACGGCAAAAAGGTGGGCATGGGCATGTTCACCACCGGTGTCCTGGCTGCAGCACTCGTCGGCGGACTAGTGGGCGGCGGATCTCTTTTCCTGCTCAATCAGCAAAGTGACAGCTCGTCGGTGGGCGGTACCTCGCAGAGCGCGCCGCTGGTAGTCAACAACACCAACTCGGTCAATCAGGTGACGGCGGCTGCGGCGAAGGCTATGCCGTCGGTGGTGACCATTTCGGCCACGAGTGGTAGCTCCGGCGGCACGGGCTCGGGCATCATTTTGGACACCGAGGGCCACATCCTGACCAACACGCACGTGGTCACCTTGGACGGCGCCGCCGCGCACGCCGCGATCCAGGTACAGACCAGCGACAACAAGGTTTACGACGCCACCATTGTGGGCACGGACCCGCTCTCTGACCTCGCCGTGATCAAGATTGATGCGCCCAACCTGGTTCCAGCCACCCTGGGCGAATCCAACAAGATCAACGTGGGTGACACAGTCATTGCCATCGGCTCCCCGCTGGGCCTGAACGCCACCGTCACCGAAGGGATTGTTTCCACGCTGAACCGCACCATCCAGGTGGCCTCCTCGGCCGTCCCGGAAACCCCCAGCGACAGTGCACCGGACCAGAACGACGGCGGCAACGGGTTCCAGTTCTCCCCTCCAGGCGGCGGGACGAACACCACAGCCGCTACCGGAACGGTGAACCTCAACGTCATCCAGACCGATGCGGCCATCAACCCCGGTAACTCCGGCGGTGCGCTGGTCAACGCTACAGGCGAGATCATTGGCGTCAACGTGGCCATTGCCTCGACCGGCAGTTCTTCCAGCTCCAGCAGCCAGAGCGGCAACATTGGCGTGGGCTTCTCCATCCCCATGGATCACGCCCAGCGCGTCGCCCAGGACATCATCAAGACCGGCACGGCCACCCACGGCCAGCTGGGCGTCTCGGTGGGAAGCACCTCATCAACCGGATCAAGTAGCTCCTTCTCCATCGGCGCCACCGTGGCTGATGTAACCTCCGGGAGCGCAGCAGCCAAGGCTGGTCTGAAGAAGGGCGACGTCATCACGAAGCTGGGGGATCGCACCATCTCTGATCCG